The following are encoded together in the Primulina tabacum isolate GXHZ01 chromosome 18, ASM2559414v2, whole genome shotgun sequence genome:
- the LOC142532963 gene encoding bifunctional nuclease 2-like — MASLQGPVVCPVVGSKQTGIYSALFSSHLLKDKAIRGGLSGLKGIQSGKTSTGFRQNLRKGVSIRCSFSSSSNGNGSMAGNSNENDADYIDSSVIEAVEVKSGSEGFMIKMRDGGQLRCVRNSPQSHLPDYAPHPAIVLKMEDGTGLLLPIIVLEMPSVLLMAAVRNVQMARPTMYQVVKDMIEKMGYTVKLVRITKRVHEAYCAELHLTKLDNEAESVRFDLRPSDAINIAVRCKVPIQVNKFLAYNDGVRVMETPKLSVRSSMSDGRLFTELDRPTGQPCIDTKEFDLVRNMMIAVVEERYRDAASWRDKLSQLRTKKNWP; from the exons ATGGCTTCACTTCAAGGCCCTGTTGTTTGCCCCGTAGTTGGATCAAAACAGACTGGAATCTACTCAGCACTTTTCAGTTCACATTTGCTGAAAGATAAAGCCATTAGAGGTGGGCTATCGGGGCTTAAAGGGATCCAAAGTGGCAAGACAAGCACGGGTTTTCGACAGAATTTGAGGAAAGGCGTATCTATCAGGTGTAGTTTCAGTTCATCCTCAAATGGTAATGGTAGCATGGCAGGAAATTCCAATGAGAATGATGCTGATTATATTGATTCTAGTGTGATTGAAGCTG TTGAGGTGAAAAGTGGCTCGGAGGGGTTCATGATCAAGATGAGAGATGGTGGGCAGTTGAGATGTGTCCGTAATAGTCCTCAAAGTCATTTGCCGGATTATGCTCCACATCCTGCAATTGTTCTGAAGATGGAAGATGGGACTGGCCTACTACTCCCTATAATAGTTT TGGAAATGCCAAGTGTGCTACTCATGGCAGCTGTACGGAATGTTCAAATG GCTCGACCCACCATGTATCAAGTGGTGAAAGATATGATTGAGAAGATGGGCTATACA GTGAAGCTTGTACGTATCACCAAGAGGGTACACGAGGCATATTGTGCTGAGCTGCATCTTACAAAG TTGGATAATGAAGCGGAGAGTGTCAGATTTGATCTCCGACCATCAGATGCAATCAATATTGCAGTGAGATGCAAG GTGCCAATACAAGTGAACAAATTCTTGGCTTACAACGATGGCGTCAGGGTTATGGAGACACCCAAGTTGTCGGTTAGGAGCTCTATGTCTGATGGCAGATTGTTTACTGAACTTGACAG ACCTACTGGGCAGCCATGTATTGATACAAAGGAGTTTGATCTAGTACGGAATATGATGATTGCTGTGGTTGAGGAACGCTACCGGGATGCAG CTTCATGGAGGGATAAGCTGAGTCAACTTCGAACGAAGAAGAATTGGCCATAG
- the LOC142532964 gene encoding phosphatidylinositol/phosphatidylcholine transfer protein SFH3-like, producing the protein MEEQNSLTEMFNRRKLFGVNAVMKDFDFKELNEVQKYYPQGYHGVDKEGRPIYIERLGKLDVEKLMQVTTLDRYVKYQVLDYEKTHRVRFPACSISANRHINRNLVILDVEGVTFKSFTRPVQNVIMQLRKIYNDFYPETLHQMLIVNAGPGFRLLWSAIKCFLDPETASKIQVIGNKYRTKLLEMIDESELPDFLGGSCNCKLEGGCLRSDRGPWKDISIA; encoded by the exons ATGGAGGAACAGAACTCATTGACCGAGATGTTTAATAGGAGGAAACTTTTTGGTGTTAACGCTGTAATGAAG GACTTTGACTTTAAGGAATTGAATGAAGTTCAGAAATATTACCCTCAGGGCTATCACGGTGTAGACAAGGAAGGAAGACCAATCTACATTGAAAGATTGGGAAAGCTTGATGTGGAAAAATTGATGCAAGTCACCACTTTAGATCGATATGTCAAATACCAAGTCCTGGACTACGAGAAAACTCATAGGGTCAGGTTTCCTGCTTGCTCTATCTCTGCAAACAGACACATTAACAGAAATTTGGTGATTCTTGATGTTGAAGGCGTG ACCTTTAAGAGTTTTACAAGACCTGTGCAAAATGTCATTATGCAGCTCCGCAAGATTTATAATGACTTTTACCCCGAA ACCCTTCATCAAATGCTCATCGTAAATGCTGGCCCTGGCTTTAGATTACTTTGGAGCGCTATAAAATGCTTTCTTGACCCTGAAACAGCATCCAAGATTCAG GTCATTGGCAATAAGTATCGAACAAAATTGCTTGAAATGATTGACGAAAG TGAGCTTCCGGATTTTCTTGGTGGGAGCTGTAACTGTAAGCTTGAAGGAGGCTGCCTCAGGTCAGACAGAGGACCATGGAAAGACATATCTATTGCTTAG
- the LOC142532805 gene encoding inositol-pentakisphosphate 2-kinase-like, translated as MEMVLQAKDAVEWAYRAEGAVNLVLAYCGNSPKFIGKVLRVQKVSRNGSEYGNGHSALTKHEYVLWGEVGGITSAPTRENVEQLYVQQIMCPLLGSEHVDAGIRVLVSREFLEAVENRVLHSRPSWRVDEAKVNPLCDSVLLIADHSIFPLVSGMFKEDFCISVEIKPKCGFLPTSQFIAEENALKKRITRFQMHQALRLHQGKVSQISKYNPLDLYSGSKDRVQKAIKSLFLTPQNNFRVFLNGAFVFGGLDATDSTSCTVDQAFDDALKHVILAKDGMHTNYFLELVAEAVFNSSLLNRLLEVQKLDIVDIEGAIHAYYDVISQPCAVCREKGEKILSGKYSAMHSMPMHKSLKIVRDYLISATAKDLSMMISFRSRSNMDQGSSYDVVYLDSTHQSFHYKASFIDLDMKPLKKMEYYYELDQRIAGNYIQRAKNVQEFENGESSYSDWHNT; from the exons ATGGAGATGGTTCTACAGGCCAAAGACGCGGTCGAATGGGCTTATAGAGCTGAGGGAGCTGTCAATTTGGTTCTTGCATACTGTGGAAACTCTCcaaaattt ATCGGAAAGGTTTTAAGGGTTCAAAAGGTCTCAAGGAATGGATCTGAATATGGGAATGGTCATTCAGCTCTAACCAAGCATGAATACGTCCTGTGGGGAGAAGTGGGAGGCATCACCTCGGCCCCTACAAGGGAAAATGTAGAGCAACTCTATGTGCAACAAATCATGTGCCCATTGTTGGGTTCTGAGCATGTTGATGCAGGG ATTCGTGTTCTTGTGTCCAGAGAATTTTTGGAGGCAGTCGAAAATAGAGTTCTTCATTCTCGTCCTTCTTGGCGTGTTGATGAGGCTAAAGTCAATCCCCTATGTGACTCAGTTCTTCTTATTGCCGATCATTCAATATTTCCTCTCG TTTCAGGCATGTTCAAGGAAGATTTTTGCATCTCTGTGGAGATTAAG CCCAAATGTGGGTTTCTTCCTACTTCACAATTTATCGCTGAAGAAAATGCTCTCAAAAAGAGAATTACTCGTTTTCAAATGCACCAAGCTCTGAGACTACATCAAGGAAAG GTGTCACAAATAAGCAAATATAACCCACTAGATTTATATTCGGGATCCAAGGATAGAGTACAAAAAGCAATTAAGTCTCTTTTCCTTACGCCTCAAAATAATTTCCGGGTTTTCCTTAATGGTGCATTTGTTTTTGGAGGCCTAGATGCCACTGACAGTACTAGTTGCACTGTTGACCAAGCATTTGATGATGCCCTCAAACATGTCATTCTTGCAAAAGATGGGATGCATACAAATTATTTTTTGGAACTTGTGGCTGAGGCAGTTTTCAACTCTAGTTTGCTGAATCGATTGCTTGAAGTTCAGAAGCTAGACATTGTTGACATTGAAGGAGCCATTCATGCATACTATGACGTTATTTCTCAGCCTTGTGCAGTGTGTCGGGAAAAAGGTGAAAAAATATTGTCAGGAAAGTATTCAGCCATGCATTCAATGCCAATgcataaaagtttaaaaatcgtTAGAGATTACTTGATATCTGCTACTGCCAAGGACCTAAGTATGATGATTAGTTTTAGATCTAGAAGTAACATGGATCAGGGATCATCATATGATGTGGTTTATCTGGATTCAACCCATCAGAGTTTTCATTACAAG GCATCTTTCATTGACCTGGATATGAAGCCATTGAAGAAAATGGAGTACTACTATGAGTTGGATCAACGGATAGCAGGTAATTATATCCAAAGAGCAAAAAATGTGCAAGAATTTGAAAATGGTGAATCATCATATTCAGATTGGCACAATACCTAA
- the LOC142532510 gene encoding uncharacterized protein LOC142532510, which translates to MVFDNVRFEKEKAVARFNRIVKLWQFFELLVVLGLVSWSSVRVPAVMKVAGGCFVEFSAYVFNHHVVFVIGNIIIVLLFVICRRNDALSLSGGGDGLYDDYVKHIEAVHQREHPTGNVEPAVGEDVHAFADDEKQIVVCSEEIKANPQGDEVTTAIEEATRQIRRFQRTQSEKLKREIAVRPRLELQRSETEKYQRKENPETEYFEASEIDTLSSEEFRRTVEAFINKHWSKKSNLPNQFEKYGNYHLVKMT; encoded by the coding sequence ATGGTGTTTGATAATGTCAGGTTTGAGAAGGAGAAGGCAGTCGCGAGATTCAATCGAATCGTGAAGTTGTGGCAGTTTTTCGAACTTTTGGTGGTTCTGGGGCTGGTTTCGTGGTCCTCTGTGCGTGTTCCGGCGGTTATGAAAGTCGCGGGCGGGTGTTTTGTGGAGTTCTCCGCGTATGTATTCAATCACCACGTTGTTTTCGTAATCGGGAATATCATTATCGTTTTGCTCTTTGTGATTTGCCGGCGGAACGACGCGTTGAGTCTGTCTGGAGGTGGCGATGGTTTGTATGATGATTACGTGAAACACATCGAGGCGGTTCATCAGCGAGAGCATCCAACGGGGAATGTGGAGCCAGCGGTGGGTGAAGACGTCCATGCCTTTGCTGATGACGAGAAGCAGATTGTGGTATGCTCGGAGGAAATCAAGGCGAATCCGCAAGGTGATGAGGTGACGACTGCGATCGAAGAGGCCACGAGACAAATACGGAGGTTCCAGAGGACGCAATCGGAAAAACTGAAGCGTGAGATCGCGGTGAGGCCGAGGCTGGAGCTCCAGAGATCGGAGACGGAGAAATACCAGAGAAAGGAGAATCCCGAAACAGAGTATTTCGAAGCGTCGGAGATCGACACTCTGAGTAGCGAAGAGTTCCGGCGTACTGTTGAGgctttcatcaataaacactgGAGCAAAAAGAGCAACTTGCCGAATCAATTCGAAAAATATGGGAATTATCACTTGGTAAAAATGACATAA
- the LOC142533319 gene encoding glucose-1-phosphate adenylyltransferase large subunit 2, chloroplastic/amyloplastic-like isoform X1: MDYSCCAAIKAKVLPARINEGLSKGDDGFLGGKVGPSLTKKFGIGTKNLKNFCGKRSRNANSGVAFSILTRDINKEMVPFESSSFVEERPMADPTSVASVILGGGAGTRLFPLTSRRAKPAVPIGGCYRLIDVPMSNCINSGIRKIFILTQFNSFSLNRHLARLYNFGNGLNFGDGFVEVLAATQTPGETGKRWFQGTADAVRQFIWVFEDAKNKKLENILILSGDHLYRMDYMEFIQKHIDTNADITVSCVPMDDSRASDFGLMKIDETGRIIHFAEKPKGSALNEMQVDTSRLGLSQHEAKRFPYIASMGVYVFKTDILLKLLKWNYPSCNDFGSEIIPSAVKDHNIQAFLFNDYWEDIGTIKSFFDANLALTEQPPKFDFNDPKTPFYTSPRFLPPTKVEKCKLVDAIISHGCFLRECSVEHSIVGIRSRLDYGVELKDTMMMGADYYQTESEIAAVLAQGKVPIGVGRNTKIRNCIIDKNAKIGKEVIITNKDGVEEADRADEGFYIRSGITVILKNATIRDGAVI, encoded by the exons ATGGATTATTCCTGCTGTGCCGCCATTAAAGCTAAGGTGCTACCAGCACGAATCAACGAGGGTTTAAGCAAGGGAGATGATGGGTTTTTGGGAGGAAAAGTTGGACCGAGTTTGACGAAAAAATTTGGAATCGGGACAAAGAATTTGAAGAATTTTTGTGGAAAAAGGTCAAGAAATGCCAATTCTGGAGTTGCATTCTCTATTCTGACACGTGATATTAACAAAGAAATGGTG CCATTTGAATCGTCATCATTTGTTGAAGAGCGTCCAATGGCAGATCCGACTTCTGTTGCCTCGGTCATTCTTGGCGGAGGTGCTGGTACTCGCCTCTTTCCTCTTACAAGCAGAAGAGCTAAACCTGCT GTCCCAATTGGTGGTTGTTATAGGCTAATTGATGTTCCCATGAGTAACTGCATCAACAGTGGGATAAGAAAGATTTTCATTTTAACTCAGTTCAATTCTTTCTCCCTCAATCGGCACCTTGCTCGGTTATATAATTTCGGAAATGGCCTAAATTTTGGAGATGGTTTTGTTGAG GTTCTAGCTGCTACACAGACACCCGGGGAGacaggaaaaagatggtttcaAGGAACCGCAGACGCTGTCCGACAATTTATATGGGTTTTTGAG GATGCCAAAAACAAGAAACTTGAGAACATCTTGATTTTGTCTGGAGACCATCTATACCGGATGGATTACATGGAATTCATTCAG AAACATATAGATACAAATGCAGACATCACAGTGTCGTGTGTACCCATGGATGATAG TCGAGCATCAGACTTTGGTTTGATGAAAATTGATGAAACTGGACGTATTATTCACTTTGCTGAGAAACCAAAGGGCTCCGCATTGAACGAAATG CAAGTTGACACCTCTCGTCTAGGACTATCTCAACACGAGGCTAAAAGATTTCCTTACATTGCATCAATGGGTGTATATGTGTTCAAGACGGACATCCTGCTAAAGCTTTTAAAATGGAATTATCCTTCCTGCAACGACTTTGGCTCCGAAATTATTCCTTCTGCTGTAAAGGATCACAATATTCAG GCATTTCTATTTAACGACTACTGGGAAGACATTGGAACCATAAAATCCTTCTTTGATGCCAACTTGGCACTCACAGAGCAG CCCCCAAAATTTGATTTCAATGATCCAAAAACCCCTTTCTACACGTCTCCAAGATTCTTGCCACCTACTAAAGTTGAAAAATGCAAG TTAGTGGATGCGATAATTTCGCATGGCTGTTTTTTACGGGAATGTAGCGTAGAGCATTCCATTGTAGGCATACGGTCACGCTTAGACTATGGTGTTGAGCTCAAG GATACCATGATGATGGGTGCAGACTATTATCAAACAGAATCTGAAATTGCAGCTGTTCTAGCACAGGGGAAGGTTCCAATCGGTGTGGGACGTAATACAAAAATCAG GAATTGTATAATCGACAAAAATGCAAAGATTGGGAAGGAGGTGATCATTACAAACAAAGAT GGTGTCGAAGAAGCAGATAGAGCAGACGAAGGATTTTACATTCGATCTGGGATTACAGTCATACTGAAGAACGCCACCATTAGAGATGGAGCAGTCATATAA
- the LOC142533319 gene encoding glucose-1-phosphate adenylyltransferase large subunit 2, chloroplastic/amyloplastic-like isoform X2 has protein sequence MDYSCCAAIKAKVLPARINEGLSKGDDGFLGGKVGPSLTKKFGIGTKNLKNFCGKRSRNANSGVAFSILTRDINKEMPFESSSFVEERPMADPTSVASVILGGGAGTRLFPLTSRRAKPAVPIGGCYRLIDVPMSNCINSGIRKIFILTQFNSFSLNRHLARLYNFGNGLNFGDGFVEVLAATQTPGETGKRWFQGTADAVRQFIWVFEDAKNKKLENILILSGDHLYRMDYMEFIQKHIDTNADITVSCVPMDDSRASDFGLMKIDETGRIIHFAEKPKGSALNEMQVDTSRLGLSQHEAKRFPYIASMGVYVFKTDILLKLLKWNYPSCNDFGSEIIPSAVKDHNIQAFLFNDYWEDIGTIKSFFDANLALTEQPPKFDFNDPKTPFYTSPRFLPPTKVEKCKLVDAIISHGCFLRECSVEHSIVGIRSRLDYGVELKDTMMMGADYYQTESEIAAVLAQGKVPIGVGRNTKIRNCIIDKNAKIGKEVIITNKDGVEEADRADEGFYIRSGITVILKNATIRDGAVI, from the exons ATGGATTATTCCTGCTGTGCCGCCATTAAAGCTAAGGTGCTACCAGCACGAATCAACGAGGGTTTAAGCAAGGGAGATGATGGGTTTTTGGGAGGAAAAGTTGGACCGAGTTTGACGAAAAAATTTGGAATCGGGACAAAGAATTTGAAGAATTTTTGTGGAAAAAGGTCAAGAAATGCCAATTCTGGAGTTGCATTCTCTATTCTGACACGTGATATTAACAAAGAAATG CCATTTGAATCGTCATCATTTGTTGAAGAGCGTCCAATGGCAGATCCGACTTCTGTTGCCTCGGTCATTCTTGGCGGAGGTGCTGGTACTCGCCTCTTTCCTCTTACAAGCAGAAGAGCTAAACCTGCT GTCCCAATTGGTGGTTGTTATAGGCTAATTGATGTTCCCATGAGTAACTGCATCAACAGTGGGATAAGAAAGATTTTCATTTTAACTCAGTTCAATTCTTTCTCCCTCAATCGGCACCTTGCTCGGTTATATAATTTCGGAAATGGCCTAAATTTTGGAGATGGTTTTGTTGAG GTTCTAGCTGCTACACAGACACCCGGGGAGacaggaaaaagatggtttcaAGGAACCGCAGACGCTGTCCGACAATTTATATGGGTTTTTGAG GATGCCAAAAACAAGAAACTTGAGAACATCTTGATTTTGTCTGGAGACCATCTATACCGGATGGATTACATGGAATTCATTCAG AAACATATAGATACAAATGCAGACATCACAGTGTCGTGTGTACCCATGGATGATAG TCGAGCATCAGACTTTGGTTTGATGAAAATTGATGAAACTGGACGTATTATTCACTTTGCTGAGAAACCAAAGGGCTCCGCATTGAACGAAATG CAAGTTGACACCTCTCGTCTAGGACTATCTCAACACGAGGCTAAAAGATTTCCTTACATTGCATCAATGGGTGTATATGTGTTCAAGACGGACATCCTGCTAAAGCTTTTAAAATGGAATTATCCTTCCTGCAACGACTTTGGCTCCGAAATTATTCCTTCTGCTGTAAAGGATCACAATATTCAG GCATTTCTATTTAACGACTACTGGGAAGACATTGGAACCATAAAATCCTTCTTTGATGCCAACTTGGCACTCACAGAGCAG CCCCCAAAATTTGATTTCAATGATCCAAAAACCCCTTTCTACACGTCTCCAAGATTCTTGCCACCTACTAAAGTTGAAAAATGCAAG TTAGTGGATGCGATAATTTCGCATGGCTGTTTTTTACGGGAATGTAGCGTAGAGCATTCCATTGTAGGCATACGGTCACGCTTAGACTATGGTGTTGAGCTCAAG GATACCATGATGATGGGTGCAGACTATTATCAAACAGAATCTGAAATTGCAGCTGTTCTAGCACAGGGGAAGGTTCCAATCGGTGTGGGACGTAATACAAAAATCAG GAATTGTATAATCGACAAAAATGCAAAGATTGGGAAGGAGGTGATCATTACAAACAAAGAT GGTGTCGAAGAAGCAGATAGAGCAGACGAAGGATTTTACATTCGATCTGGGATTACAGTCATACTGAAGAACGCCACCATTAGAGATGGAGCAGTCATATAA